One stretch of Passer domesticus isolate bPasDom1 chromosome 2, bPasDom1.hap1, whole genome shotgun sequence DNA includes these proteins:
- the PCDH9 gene encoding protocadherin-9 isoform X9, with amino-acid sequence MDLRDFYLLAALIACLRLDSAIAQELIYTIREELPENVPIGNIPKDLNISHINAATGTSASLVYRLVSKAGDAPLVKVSSNTGEIFTTSNRIDREKLCAGASYAEENECFFELEVVILPNDFFRLIKIKIIVKDTNDNAPMFPSPVINISIPENTLINSRFPIPSATDPDTGFNGVQHYELLNGQSVFGLDIVETPEGEKWPQLIVQQNLDREQKDTYVMKIKVEDGGTPQKSSTAILQVTVSDVNDNRPVFKESQVEVHIPENAPVGTSVIQLHATDADIGSNAEIRYIFGAQVAPATKRFFALNNTTGLITVQRSLDREETAIHKVTVLASDGSSTPARATVTINVTDVNDNPPNIDLRYIISPINGTVYLSEKDPINTKIALITVSDKDTDVNGKVICFIEREVPFHLKAVYDNQYLLETSSLLDYEGTKEFSFKIVASDSGKPSLNQTALVRVKLEDENDNPPIFSQPVIELSVSENNRRGLYLTTISATDEDSGKNADIVYQLGPNASFFDLDRKTGVLTASRVFDREEQERFIFTVTARDNGTPPLQSQAAVIVTVLDENDNSPKFTHNHFQFFVSENLPKYSTVGVITVTDADAGENKAVTLSILNDNENFVLDPYSGVIKSNVSFDREQQSSYTFDVKAVDGGQPPRSSTAKVTINVMDVNDNSPVVIYPPSNTSFKLVPLSAIPGSVVAEVFAVDIDTGMNAELKYTIVSGNNKGLFRIDPVTGNITLEEKPTPNDIGLHRLVVNISDLGYPKSLHTLVLVFLYVNDTAGNASYIYDLIRRTMETPLDRNIGDSSQPYQNEDYLTIMIAIVAGAMVVIVVIFVTVLVRCRHASRFKAAQRSKQGAEWMSPNQENKQNKKKKRKKRKSPKSSLLNFVTIEESKPDDAVHEPINGTISLPSELEEQSIGRFDWGTAPPSTFKPNSPDLAKHYKSASPQSAFHLKPDTPVSVKKHHVIQELPLDNTFVGGCDTLSKRSSTSSDHFSASECSSQGGFKTKGPLHTRQALNFGDMPKYLWEIWVPDKPWVILTVLQTMQPAL; translated from the coding sequence ATGGACCTGAGGGATTTTTACCTGTTGGCTGCTTTGATTGCCTGTTTAAGGCTGGATTCTGCTATAGCTCAAGAACTTATTTACACTATTAGAGAGGAGCTGCCTGAAAACGTGCCCATAGGGAACATACCAAAGGACCTGAACATTTCTCATATCAATGCTGCCACAGGGACCAGTGCCAGCCTTGTCTACAGACTGGTGTCTAAAGCAGGGGATGCACCTCTGGTCAAAGTGTCCAGTAACACGGGGGAAATCTTTACAACATCTAACAGAATAGACAGAGAAAAACTATGTGCTGGAGCTTCCtatgcagaagaaaatgagtGTTTCTTTGAACTTGAAGTGGTGATTCTCCCCAATGACTTTTTTAGGCtgatcaaaataaaaatcattgtAAAGGATACTAATGACAATGCACCTATGTTTCCGTCCCCTGTCATCAATATCTCCATCCCAGAAAACACTCTGATCAACAGTCGCTTTCCAATCCCATCAGCAACCGATCCTGACACAGGTTTCAATGGTGTGCAGCACTATGAGTTGTTAAATGGGCAGAGTGTCTTTGGACTGGATATTGTAGAAACTccagaaggggaaaaatggcCTCAGCTGATTGTGCAGCAGAACTTGGACAGAGAGCAAAAGGACACCTACGTGATGAAAATCAAAGTGGAGGATGGAGGTACCCCCCAGAAATCCAGCACAGCTATCCTGCAAGTCACAGTAAGTGATGTCAATGATAACAGGCCAGTCTTTAAAGAGAGTCAAGTGGAGGTCCATATACCAGAGAATGCCCCTGTAGGCACCTCTGTAATTCAGCTTCATGCTACAGATGCTGATATAGGAAGCAATGCAGAAATCAGATATATTTTTGGTGCCCAAGTCGCTCCTGCAACCAAAAGATTTTTTGCTTTAAACAACACTACAGGGCTGATCACAGTTCAGAGGTCCTTAGATCGAGAAGAGACTGCTATTCACAAAGTGACAGTGCTGGCTAGTGATGGTAGCTCTACACCAGCCCGGGCAACTGTCACCATCAATGTCACTGATGTAAATGATAACCCTCCTAACATAGACCTCAGGTACATAATAAGTCCCATCAATGGCACAGTGTACTTATCTGAGAAAGATCCCATCAATACAAAGATTGCCCTAATTACGGTTTCAGATAAGGACACTGATGTGAATGGCAAAGTGATCTGTTTCATTGAGAGAGAGGTCCCCTTCCACTTGAAAGCAGTTTACGACAACCAGTATTTGTTAGAGACCTCTTCCTTGTTGGACTATGAGGGCACCAAAGAATTCAGCTTTAAAATTGTGGCTTCTGATTCTGGCAAGCCCAGTTTGAACCAGACTGCCCTGGTAAGAGTTAAGCTGGAGGATGAAAATGACAACCCTCCGATTTTCAGCCAGCCTGTAATTGAGCTGtcagtttctgaaaacaacCGGCGTGGTCTATACTTAACAACTATTAGTGCCACAGATGAAGACAGTGGGAAAAATGCAGACATTGTTTATCAGCTTGGTCCTAATGCCTCCTTTTTCGATCTGGATCGAAAGACAGGAGTTTTGACAGCCTCCAGAGTTTTTGACAGAGAAGAGCAGGAACGTTTCATTTTCACTGTTACAGCCCGAGATAACGGCACCCCTCCTTTGCAGAGTCAAGCGGCTGTAATTGTTACTGTGTTGGATGAAAATGACAACAGTCCCAAATTTACTCATAATCATTTCCAGTTTTTCGTATCAGAGAACTTACCAAAGTATAGCACGGTGGGGGTGATCACAGTGACTGATGCAGATGCTGGGGAAAATAAAGCAGTGACCCTTTCCATCCTGAATGACAATGAAAACTTTGTGCTGGATCCATACTCTGGAGTTATAAAGTCCAACGTTTCTTTTGATCGAGAACAGCAGAGCTCTTACACCTTTGATGTTAAGGCAGTGGATGGAGGGCAACCTCCTCGCTCTTCTACAGCAAAAGTAACAATAAACGTGATGGATGTTAATGATAACAGTCCTGTTGTCATCTACCCACCTTCTAATACTTCTTTTAAGCTAGTGCCACTCTCAGCAATTCCAGGATCGGTGGTAGCTGAAGTCTTTGCTGTGGATATAGACACTGGCATGAACGCTGAGCTGAAGTACACGATTGTAAGCGGCAATAACAAGGGCTTGTTTCGGATTGATCCGGTGACAGGTAATATCACTCTGGAAGAAAAACCAACTCCTAATGACATAGGCCTGCATCGCTTAGTTGTCAACATAAGTGATTTGGGttatcccaaatccctgcaTACTCTTGTGCTTGTATTTTTATATGTAAATGATACTGCTGGAAATGCCTCTTATATTTATGACTTGATACGCAGGACTATGGAAACACCTTTGGATCGGAACATAGGGGACAGTAGCCAGCCCTACCAAAATGAGGACTATCTCACAATCATGATCGCTATTGTGGCAggtgccatggttgtcatagtGGTGATATTTGTCACGGTTCTTGTTCGCTGTCGACATGCGTCCAGATTCAAAGCTGCCCAGAGGAGCAAGCAAGGTGCTGAGTGGATGTCTCCCaatcaggaaaacaaacaaaacaagaaaaagaaaaggaagaaaaggaaatctcCAAAGAGCTCCCTTTTGAACTTTGTGACTATTGAGGAGTCCAAACCTGATGATGCAGTTCATGAACCTATCAACGGGACAATAAGCCTTCCATCGGAGCTGGAGGAGCAAAGTATAGGAAGATTTGATTGGGGCACAGCACCACCATCAACCTTTAAGCCTAACAGTCCTGATCTTGCCAAGCATTACAAATCTGCCTCTCCGCAGTCTGCTTTTCATCTCAAACCTGACACTCCAGTTTCAGTGAAAAAGCACCATGTGATTCAGGAACTCCCGTTGGACAACACCTTTGTTGGTGGTTGTGACACCCTTTCCAAACGCTCTTCCACTAGTTCAGATCACTTCAGTGCCTCAGAGTGCAGTTCCCAAGGAGGCTTCAAGACAAAGGGCCCCTTACACACCAGACAG
- the PCDH9 gene encoding protocadherin-9 isoform X10, with product MDLRDFYLLAALIACLRLDSAIAQELIYTIREELPENVPIGNIPKDLNISHINAATGTSASLVYRLVSKAGDAPLVKVSSNTGEIFTTSNRIDREKLCAGASYAEENECFFELEVVILPNDFFRLIKIKIIVKDTNDNAPMFPSPVINISIPENTLINSRFPIPSATDPDTGFNGVQHYELLNGQSVFGLDIVETPEGEKWPQLIVQQNLDREQKDTYVMKIKVEDGGTPQKSSTAILQVTVSDVNDNRPVFKESQVEVHIPENAPVGTSVIQLHATDADIGSNAEIRYIFGAQVAPATKRFFALNNTTGLITVQRSLDREETAIHKVTVLASDGSSTPARATVTINVTDVNDNPPNIDLRYIISPINGTVYLSEKDPINTKIALITVSDKDTDVNGKVICFIEREVPFHLKAVYDNQYLLETSSLLDYEGTKEFSFKIVASDSGKPSLNQTALVRVKLEDENDNPPIFSQPVIELSVSENNRRGLYLTTISATDEDSGKNADIVYQLGPNASFFDLDRKTGVLTASRVFDREEQERFIFTVTARDNGTPPLQSQAAVIVTVLDENDNSPKFTHNHFQFFVSENLPKYSTVGVITVTDADAGENKAVTLSILNDNENFVLDPYSGVIKSNVSFDREQQSSYTFDVKAVDGGQPPRSSTAKVTINVMDVNDNSPVVIYPPSNTSFKLVPLSAIPGSVVAEVFAVDIDTGMNAELKYTIVSGNNKGLFRIDPVTGNITLEEKPTPNDIGLHRLVVNISDLGYPKSLHTLVLVFLYVNDTAGNASYIYDLIRRTMETPLDRNIGDSSQPYQNEDYLTIMIAIVAGAMVVIVVIFVTVLVRCRHASRFKAAQRSKQGAEWMSPNQENKQNKKKKRKKRKSPKSSLLNFVTIEESKPDDAVHEPINGTISLPSELEEQSIGRFDWGTAPPSTFKPNSPDLAKHYKSASPQSAFHLKPDTPVSVKKHHVIQELPLDNTFVGGCDTLSKRSSTSSDHFSASECSSQGGFKTKGPLHTRQPQDEFYDQASPDKRTEADGNSDPNSDD from the coding sequence ATGGACCTGAGGGATTTTTACCTGTTGGCTGCTTTGATTGCCTGTTTAAGGCTGGATTCTGCTATAGCTCAAGAACTTATTTACACTATTAGAGAGGAGCTGCCTGAAAACGTGCCCATAGGGAACATACCAAAGGACCTGAACATTTCTCATATCAATGCTGCCACAGGGACCAGTGCCAGCCTTGTCTACAGACTGGTGTCTAAAGCAGGGGATGCACCTCTGGTCAAAGTGTCCAGTAACACGGGGGAAATCTTTACAACATCTAACAGAATAGACAGAGAAAAACTATGTGCTGGAGCTTCCtatgcagaagaaaatgagtGTTTCTTTGAACTTGAAGTGGTGATTCTCCCCAATGACTTTTTTAGGCtgatcaaaataaaaatcattgtAAAGGATACTAATGACAATGCACCTATGTTTCCGTCCCCTGTCATCAATATCTCCATCCCAGAAAACACTCTGATCAACAGTCGCTTTCCAATCCCATCAGCAACCGATCCTGACACAGGTTTCAATGGTGTGCAGCACTATGAGTTGTTAAATGGGCAGAGTGTCTTTGGACTGGATATTGTAGAAACTccagaaggggaaaaatggcCTCAGCTGATTGTGCAGCAGAACTTGGACAGAGAGCAAAAGGACACCTACGTGATGAAAATCAAAGTGGAGGATGGAGGTACCCCCCAGAAATCCAGCACAGCTATCCTGCAAGTCACAGTAAGTGATGTCAATGATAACAGGCCAGTCTTTAAAGAGAGTCAAGTGGAGGTCCATATACCAGAGAATGCCCCTGTAGGCACCTCTGTAATTCAGCTTCATGCTACAGATGCTGATATAGGAAGCAATGCAGAAATCAGATATATTTTTGGTGCCCAAGTCGCTCCTGCAACCAAAAGATTTTTTGCTTTAAACAACACTACAGGGCTGATCACAGTTCAGAGGTCCTTAGATCGAGAAGAGACTGCTATTCACAAAGTGACAGTGCTGGCTAGTGATGGTAGCTCTACACCAGCCCGGGCAACTGTCACCATCAATGTCACTGATGTAAATGATAACCCTCCTAACATAGACCTCAGGTACATAATAAGTCCCATCAATGGCACAGTGTACTTATCTGAGAAAGATCCCATCAATACAAAGATTGCCCTAATTACGGTTTCAGATAAGGACACTGATGTGAATGGCAAAGTGATCTGTTTCATTGAGAGAGAGGTCCCCTTCCACTTGAAAGCAGTTTACGACAACCAGTATTTGTTAGAGACCTCTTCCTTGTTGGACTATGAGGGCACCAAAGAATTCAGCTTTAAAATTGTGGCTTCTGATTCTGGCAAGCCCAGTTTGAACCAGACTGCCCTGGTAAGAGTTAAGCTGGAGGATGAAAATGACAACCCTCCGATTTTCAGCCAGCCTGTAATTGAGCTGtcagtttctgaaaacaacCGGCGTGGTCTATACTTAACAACTATTAGTGCCACAGATGAAGACAGTGGGAAAAATGCAGACATTGTTTATCAGCTTGGTCCTAATGCCTCCTTTTTCGATCTGGATCGAAAGACAGGAGTTTTGACAGCCTCCAGAGTTTTTGACAGAGAAGAGCAGGAACGTTTCATTTTCACTGTTACAGCCCGAGATAACGGCACCCCTCCTTTGCAGAGTCAAGCGGCTGTAATTGTTACTGTGTTGGATGAAAATGACAACAGTCCCAAATTTACTCATAATCATTTCCAGTTTTTCGTATCAGAGAACTTACCAAAGTATAGCACGGTGGGGGTGATCACAGTGACTGATGCAGATGCTGGGGAAAATAAAGCAGTGACCCTTTCCATCCTGAATGACAATGAAAACTTTGTGCTGGATCCATACTCTGGAGTTATAAAGTCCAACGTTTCTTTTGATCGAGAACAGCAGAGCTCTTACACCTTTGATGTTAAGGCAGTGGATGGAGGGCAACCTCCTCGCTCTTCTACAGCAAAAGTAACAATAAACGTGATGGATGTTAATGATAACAGTCCTGTTGTCATCTACCCACCTTCTAATACTTCTTTTAAGCTAGTGCCACTCTCAGCAATTCCAGGATCGGTGGTAGCTGAAGTCTTTGCTGTGGATATAGACACTGGCATGAACGCTGAGCTGAAGTACACGATTGTAAGCGGCAATAACAAGGGCTTGTTTCGGATTGATCCGGTGACAGGTAATATCACTCTGGAAGAAAAACCAACTCCTAATGACATAGGCCTGCATCGCTTAGTTGTCAACATAAGTGATTTGGGttatcccaaatccctgcaTACTCTTGTGCTTGTATTTTTATATGTAAATGATACTGCTGGAAATGCCTCTTATATTTATGACTTGATACGCAGGACTATGGAAACACCTTTGGATCGGAACATAGGGGACAGTAGCCAGCCCTACCAAAATGAGGACTATCTCACAATCATGATCGCTATTGTGGCAggtgccatggttgtcatagtGGTGATATTTGTCACGGTTCTTGTTCGCTGTCGACATGCGTCCAGATTCAAAGCTGCCCAGAGGAGCAAGCAAGGTGCTGAGTGGATGTCTCCCaatcaggaaaacaaacaaaacaagaaaaagaaaaggaagaaaaggaaatctcCAAAGAGCTCCCTTTTGAACTTTGTGACTATTGAGGAGTCCAAACCTGATGATGCAGTTCATGAACCTATCAACGGGACAATAAGCCTTCCATCGGAGCTGGAGGAGCAAAGTATAGGAAGATTTGATTGGGGCACAGCACCACCATCAACCTTTAAGCCTAACAGTCCTGATCTTGCCAAGCATTACAAATCTGCCTCTCCGCAGTCTGCTTTTCATCTCAAACCTGACACTCCAGTTTCAGTGAAAAAGCACCATGTGATTCAGGAACTCCCGTTGGACAACACCTTTGTTGGTGGTTGTGACACCCTTTCCAAACGCTCTTCCACTAGTTCAGATCACTTCAGTGCCTCAGAGTGCAGTTCCCAAGGAGGCTTCAAGACAAAGGGCCCCTTACACACCAGACAG
- the PCDH9 gene encoding protocadherin-9 isoform X7 yields the protein MDLRDFYLLAALIACLRLDSAIAQELIYTIREELPENVPIGNIPKDLNISHINAATGTSASLVYRLVSKAGDAPLVKVSSNTGEIFTTSNRIDREKLCAGASYAEENECFFELEVVILPNDFFRLIKIKIIVKDTNDNAPMFPSPVINISIPENTLINSRFPIPSATDPDTGFNGVQHYELLNGQSVFGLDIVETPEGEKWPQLIVQQNLDREQKDTYVMKIKVEDGGTPQKSSTAILQVTVSDVNDNRPVFKESQVEVHIPENAPVGTSVIQLHATDADIGSNAEIRYIFGAQVAPATKRFFALNNTTGLITVQRSLDREETAIHKVTVLASDGSSTPARATVTINVTDVNDNPPNIDLRYIISPINGTVYLSEKDPINTKIALITVSDKDTDVNGKVICFIEREVPFHLKAVYDNQYLLETSSLLDYEGTKEFSFKIVASDSGKPSLNQTALVRVKLEDENDNPPIFSQPVIELSVSENNRRGLYLTTISATDEDSGKNADIVYQLGPNASFFDLDRKTGVLTASRVFDREEQERFIFTVTARDNGTPPLQSQAAVIVTVLDENDNSPKFTHNHFQFFVSENLPKYSTVGVITVTDADAGENKAVTLSILNDNENFVLDPYSGVIKSNVSFDREQQSSYTFDVKAVDGGQPPRSSTAKVTINVMDVNDNSPVVIYPPSNTSFKLVPLSAIPGSVVAEVFAVDIDTGMNAELKYTIVSGNNKGLFRIDPVTGNITLEEKPTPNDIGLHRLVVNISDLGYPKSLHTLVLVFLYVNDTAGNASYIYDLIRRTMETPLDRNIGDSSQPYQNEDYLTIMIAIVAGAMVVIVVIFVTVLVRCRHASRFKAAQRSKQGAEWMSPNQENKQNKKKKRKKRKSPKSSLLNFVTIEESKPDDAVHEPINGTISLPSELEEQSIGRFDWGTAPPSTFKPNSPDLAKHYKSASPQSAFHLKPDTPVSVKKHHVIQELPLDNTFVGGCDTLSKRSSTSSDHFSASECSSQGGFKTKGPLHTRQALNFGDMPKYLWEIWVPDKPWVKCDLISQFTHWIFVGNKGL from the coding sequence ATGGACCTGAGGGATTTTTACCTGTTGGCTGCTTTGATTGCCTGTTTAAGGCTGGATTCTGCTATAGCTCAAGAACTTATTTACACTATTAGAGAGGAGCTGCCTGAAAACGTGCCCATAGGGAACATACCAAAGGACCTGAACATTTCTCATATCAATGCTGCCACAGGGACCAGTGCCAGCCTTGTCTACAGACTGGTGTCTAAAGCAGGGGATGCACCTCTGGTCAAAGTGTCCAGTAACACGGGGGAAATCTTTACAACATCTAACAGAATAGACAGAGAAAAACTATGTGCTGGAGCTTCCtatgcagaagaaaatgagtGTTTCTTTGAACTTGAAGTGGTGATTCTCCCCAATGACTTTTTTAGGCtgatcaaaataaaaatcattgtAAAGGATACTAATGACAATGCACCTATGTTTCCGTCCCCTGTCATCAATATCTCCATCCCAGAAAACACTCTGATCAACAGTCGCTTTCCAATCCCATCAGCAACCGATCCTGACACAGGTTTCAATGGTGTGCAGCACTATGAGTTGTTAAATGGGCAGAGTGTCTTTGGACTGGATATTGTAGAAACTccagaaggggaaaaatggcCTCAGCTGATTGTGCAGCAGAACTTGGACAGAGAGCAAAAGGACACCTACGTGATGAAAATCAAAGTGGAGGATGGAGGTACCCCCCAGAAATCCAGCACAGCTATCCTGCAAGTCACAGTAAGTGATGTCAATGATAACAGGCCAGTCTTTAAAGAGAGTCAAGTGGAGGTCCATATACCAGAGAATGCCCCTGTAGGCACCTCTGTAATTCAGCTTCATGCTACAGATGCTGATATAGGAAGCAATGCAGAAATCAGATATATTTTTGGTGCCCAAGTCGCTCCTGCAACCAAAAGATTTTTTGCTTTAAACAACACTACAGGGCTGATCACAGTTCAGAGGTCCTTAGATCGAGAAGAGACTGCTATTCACAAAGTGACAGTGCTGGCTAGTGATGGTAGCTCTACACCAGCCCGGGCAACTGTCACCATCAATGTCACTGATGTAAATGATAACCCTCCTAACATAGACCTCAGGTACATAATAAGTCCCATCAATGGCACAGTGTACTTATCTGAGAAAGATCCCATCAATACAAAGATTGCCCTAATTACGGTTTCAGATAAGGACACTGATGTGAATGGCAAAGTGATCTGTTTCATTGAGAGAGAGGTCCCCTTCCACTTGAAAGCAGTTTACGACAACCAGTATTTGTTAGAGACCTCTTCCTTGTTGGACTATGAGGGCACCAAAGAATTCAGCTTTAAAATTGTGGCTTCTGATTCTGGCAAGCCCAGTTTGAACCAGACTGCCCTGGTAAGAGTTAAGCTGGAGGATGAAAATGACAACCCTCCGATTTTCAGCCAGCCTGTAATTGAGCTGtcagtttctgaaaacaacCGGCGTGGTCTATACTTAACAACTATTAGTGCCACAGATGAAGACAGTGGGAAAAATGCAGACATTGTTTATCAGCTTGGTCCTAATGCCTCCTTTTTCGATCTGGATCGAAAGACAGGAGTTTTGACAGCCTCCAGAGTTTTTGACAGAGAAGAGCAGGAACGTTTCATTTTCACTGTTACAGCCCGAGATAACGGCACCCCTCCTTTGCAGAGTCAAGCGGCTGTAATTGTTACTGTGTTGGATGAAAATGACAACAGTCCCAAATTTACTCATAATCATTTCCAGTTTTTCGTATCAGAGAACTTACCAAAGTATAGCACGGTGGGGGTGATCACAGTGACTGATGCAGATGCTGGGGAAAATAAAGCAGTGACCCTTTCCATCCTGAATGACAATGAAAACTTTGTGCTGGATCCATACTCTGGAGTTATAAAGTCCAACGTTTCTTTTGATCGAGAACAGCAGAGCTCTTACACCTTTGATGTTAAGGCAGTGGATGGAGGGCAACCTCCTCGCTCTTCTACAGCAAAAGTAACAATAAACGTGATGGATGTTAATGATAACAGTCCTGTTGTCATCTACCCACCTTCTAATACTTCTTTTAAGCTAGTGCCACTCTCAGCAATTCCAGGATCGGTGGTAGCTGAAGTCTTTGCTGTGGATATAGACACTGGCATGAACGCTGAGCTGAAGTACACGATTGTAAGCGGCAATAACAAGGGCTTGTTTCGGATTGATCCGGTGACAGGTAATATCACTCTGGAAGAAAAACCAACTCCTAATGACATAGGCCTGCATCGCTTAGTTGTCAACATAAGTGATTTGGGttatcccaaatccctgcaTACTCTTGTGCTTGTATTTTTATATGTAAATGATACTGCTGGAAATGCCTCTTATATTTATGACTTGATACGCAGGACTATGGAAACACCTTTGGATCGGAACATAGGGGACAGTAGCCAGCCCTACCAAAATGAGGACTATCTCACAATCATGATCGCTATTGTGGCAggtgccatggttgtcatagtGGTGATATTTGTCACGGTTCTTGTTCGCTGTCGACATGCGTCCAGATTCAAAGCTGCCCAGAGGAGCAAGCAAGGTGCTGAGTGGATGTCTCCCaatcaggaaaacaaacaaaacaagaaaaagaaaaggaagaaaaggaaatctcCAAAGAGCTCCCTTTTGAACTTTGTGACTATTGAGGAGTCCAAACCTGATGATGCAGTTCATGAACCTATCAACGGGACAATAAGCCTTCCATCGGAGCTGGAGGAGCAAAGTATAGGAAGATTTGATTGGGGCACAGCACCACCATCAACCTTTAAGCCTAACAGTCCTGATCTTGCCAAGCATTACAAATCTGCCTCTCCGCAGTCTGCTTTTCATCTCAAACCTGACACTCCAGTTTCAGTGAAAAAGCACCATGTGATTCAGGAACTCCCGTTGGACAACACCTTTGTTGGTGGTTGTGACACCCTTTCCAAACGCTCTTCCACTAGTTCAGATCACTTCAGTGCCTCAGAGTGCAGTTCCCAAGGAGGCTTCAAGACAAAGGGCCCCTTACACACCAGACAG